CCTCAGCGACAATCAGTAGTGGCCGACCCGACTTGGACACTTGCTCCAAAACTGGAAGCAACTCTCGAATATTTGAGACTTTCTTATCGTGTAGCAAAACGTATGGGTTGTCTAAGTTAACCATCTGCTTATCCGCATTGTTCACGAAATAAGGAGACAGGTAACCACGGTCAAACTGCATACCCTCAACGACCTCAAGCTCACTTTCGAGACCCGACCCATCTTCAACAGTAATCACGCCCTCTTTGCCCACCTTATCCATTGCATCAGCAATAATCTGACCAATTTCTGAGTCCGCATTGGCAGAAATAGCGCCAACCTGCGCAATTTCTTTACTGGTGGTGCAAGGCTTAGAGTTTTTCTTAAGCTCTGCGACAACAGCCGTAACAGCTTTATCAATCCCTCTTTTAAGATCCATAGGATTCATGCCTGCCGCGACGAATTTCATACCTTCTTGAACGATAGATTGAGCAAGGACGGTTGCTGTCGTGGTTCCATCACCCGCAACGTCAGACGTTTTTGATGCAACTTCCCTCACCATCTGAGCGCCCATATTTTCAAACCTATCTTTGAGCTCAATTTCTTTCGCTACGGAAACACCATCCTTTGTAATCGTTGGCGCGCCGAACGAACGCTCGAGCACAACGTTGCGCCCTTTAGGGCCTAAGGTAACTTTAACTGCATCCGCTAACACATTCACTCCAGCAACAATTTTTGCTCGAGCGGCGTCGTGAAACTTTACTTCTTTAGCTGCCATGATTTAACTCCTTAAAACTTTTAATGATTCGATGTGAATTAGGACGAGGGTCTTATTCGAGGACGCCCATGATGTCTTCCTCGCGCATGACGAGAAGCTCTTCACCATCGACTTTAACGGTTTGACCCGAGTATTTACCGAATATAATCTTGTTGCCAGGTTTGACGTCTAACGCTCTAATCTTGCCATCATCAAGAACTTTGCCGGTACCGACTGCAATTACTTCACCGGTATCTGGCTTCTCAGCGGCAGAATCAGGAATAACAATACCCGAAGCAGTTGTGCGTTCTTCTTCCAGTCGCTTGACGATCACTCGATCGTGCAGAGGGCGAATTTTCATATGTTGTGTCTCCTAAAAACTTATGTTTATTATTAAAAGTACTCCAATTTGCCCAATACCAATGTGCAATTAGAAAAATCTTTCAACTGCGAATCTTATTAGCACTCGGCATCTGTGAGTGCTAATGATATGGGATCAGATTGTCACTTTTCAAGTGGTAGACTAGTAATATTGCTAATATTGATGGTATTAAATGAACAATTATCAAAATAAGTGTGTACTCACTAATCAAAAAAACCAATAATAACATAGTAGCCACCTCCTATTTAACGTGCGATGATGGCCCGGTGAATATTGTTAAGGTTATGAATCGATTTCTACTCATTCTCGCACTTGTCATACCCCAACCCTCATTTGGGGAACCACTAAACCTTCCTGAAACGCTCAAAGAACAGCTCAAAAAGCTCGTAACAGAATATCCCAGTGAATTCGGAGTCCGGATCGATGACATCGCGCGGGGTGAGACGGTATTTGCGGGAAATCAAGATGCGCCGCTTAATCCCGCTTCCGTCATGAAGTTAGTGACCACGAAAGCAGCCATAGATCTTCTTGGGGTAGGGTTTCGATGGAAAACCGAAATATTGATAGACGGGGCACTCCAAGGCAAATCACTGACTGGTGATCTATATTTTCGTGGTGGGGGCGATCCCACTCTTGATCTGATGCGATTTAAATCACTTTTAAAAAACATTTATGATCTCGGGATTCACTCCATTAATGGGAATGTCTACGTCGATCGTTCGATTTTTCCCACTGAAAGACACGATCCCAGTCTATTTGATAATGAGCCATGGAGGCCTTACAACGCGGGACCTGACGCCCTACTAATTAATGCAAATGTTTTTGATGTCCGTTTTATTCCAAATCAAGAAACGAAAACAGTGGATCTCATCAGTTCACCATCGAATATCAACATCATTAATGAACTTAAATTAGTAGATCAACCCTGCACAAAGTGGCCCAAGAAGCCCGTAATCATGCAAGGCCAAATCGTTTTCCAAGGCGCATACCCTGCCTCATGCGGTATAAAACAGCGTCAATATAATTTTCTGGCTCCTTCGGTTTATTTTGAAAACATATTTCTGACTGAGTGGACAGCACTTGGGGGAGTGATAAACGGACAGATTCTTGACAAAACGACACCAGAATCGGCTCAGGAGCTCCTGAGCATACAGTCCGAACCGCTGGCCTCGGCCCTTCGCTTGACAAACAAATGGAGCAGTAATGTGGCCGCTCGTAATATTTTTCTAACGTTATCACTACAACCGAATACGGCCTCCGATATTGCGGCATCACGCTCAATCATCAACGACTGGGCAATAAAACGCGGATTTAACACCGAAGGATTCTTTATTGACAATGGGTCAGGGTTATCTCGGAGCGCGCGAGTCTCCGCCTCATTAATATCAGAAATTTTGAATGCTGCATGGATTGACGCATCCATGCCAGAATTCGTCTCGTCTTTTTCTATTCCCGGCGTTGACGGCACACTGGAAACTCGTTTTACCCATAGCATAGTGAATGCCAGAGCCCATCTCAAAACAGGCTCTCTAGAAGACGTGCGTTCTATTGCTGGGTATCTTCATTTATCTAACGGCCGAACACTTTCTATTGTTATCATTATGAATAG
This DNA window, taken from Pseudomonadota bacterium, encodes the following:
- the groES gene encoding co-chaperone GroES → MKIRPLHDRVIVKRLEEERTTASGIVIPDSAAEKPDTGEVIAVGTGKVLDDGKIRALDVKPGNKIIFGKYSGQTVKVDGEELLVMREEDIMGVLE
- the dacB gene encoding D-alanyl-D-alanine carboxypeptidase/D-alanyl-D-alanine-endopeptidase encodes the protein MNRFLLILALVIPQPSFGEPLNLPETLKEQLKKLVTEYPSEFGVRIDDIARGETVFAGNQDAPLNPASVMKLVTTKAAIDLLGVGFRWKTEILIDGALQGKSLTGDLYFRGGGDPTLDLMRFKSLLKNIYDLGIHSINGNVYVDRSIFPTERHDPSLFDNEPWRPYNAGPDALLINANVFDVRFIPNQETKTVDLISSPSNINIINELKLVDQPCTKWPKKPVIMQGQIVFQGAYPASCGIKQRQYNFLAPSVYFENIFLTEWTALGGVINGQILDKTTPESAQELLSIQSEPLASALRLTNKWSSNVAARNIFLTLSLQPNTASDIAASRSIINDWAIKRGFNTEGFFIDNGSGLSRSARVSASLISEILNAAWIDASMPEFVSSFSIPGVDGTLETRFTHSIVNARAHLKTGSLEDVRSIAGYLHLSNGRTLSIVIIMNSGTLTKNPETLEHLVESLYDTQ